A single window of Xylocopa sonorina isolate GNS202 chromosome 5, iyXylSono1_principal, whole genome shotgun sequence DNA harbors:
- the LOC143423860 gene encoding tRNA selenocysteine 1-associated protein 1-like isoform X2, whose amino-acid sequence MTESFIMNAFHKMGEQPQTVKVMRNRYTGEPAGYCFVHFPTDEMALDAMHKLNGKVIPGSNPAVRFRLNHASTTGKPTAEREFSIWVGDLSTDVDDYSLYRAFAAKYNSIRTAKVILDSSGFSKGYGFVRFANEEEQKNSLSTMNGYRGLGTKSLKICNAVPRPWNKLSGSTPPQSSSEYTPSNMNSDAYNYYDTSSYWNSYSAWQQGYYESEPTSDGYNSYISDQKPEEDELELIEHSVPIDIDKLNREIIEQDYNLWDALESSKWIPCDTLELCY is encoded by the exons ATGACGGAAAGTTTTATAATGAACGCTTTCCATAAAATGGGAGAACAACCACAAACAGTTAAGGTAATGAGAAATCGTTATACAGGCGAACCAGCAGGTTATTGTTTTGTACATTTTCCAACCGATGAAATGGCACTCGATGCTATGCATAAATTGAATGGCAAAGTTATACCCGGTTCAAATCCA GCTGTAAGGTTTCGATTAAACCATGCTAGTACAACAGGAAAGCCAACAGCAGAAAGAGAATTTAGCATTTGGGTTGGAGACTTATCGACAGATGTAGACGATTATTCTTTGTATAGGGCATTTGCTGCTAAATATAATTCAATTAGAACTGCAAAAGTAATTTTAGATAGTTCTGGATTTAGTAAAGGATATGGTTTTGTTAGATTTGCTAATGAGGAAGAGCAAAAGAATAGTTTAAGTACTATGAATGGATATAGAGGGTTGGGAACAAAATCATTAAAGATCTGCAACGCCGTACCTAGGCCTTGGAATAAATTATCAGG ATCAACACCTCCTCAATCTTCTTCTGAATACACACCATCAAATATGAATTCAGATGCTTACAATTATTATGATACATCGTCATATTGGAATAGTTATAGTGCATGGCAGCAAGGTTATTATGAAAGTGAACCTACATCGGATGGATATAATAGCTACATATCCGATCAGAAACCTGAAGAAGATGAATTGGAATTAATTG AACACTCAGTCCCCATAGATATCGATAAACTTAATAGAGAGATAATAGAACAAGATTATAATTTATGGGATGCTCTGGAGAGTTCAAAATGGATTCCATGTGATACTTTAGAATTATGTTATTAA
- the LOC143423860 gene encoding tRNA selenocysteine 1-associated protein 1-like isoform X1 encodes MSGPMVLCQLWMGGLEPYMTESFIMNAFHKMGEQPQTVKVMRNRYTGEPAGYCFVHFPTDEMALDAMHKLNGKVIPGSNPAVRFRLNHASTTGKPTAEREFSIWVGDLSTDVDDYSLYRAFAAKYNSIRTAKVILDSSGFSKGYGFVRFANEEEQKNSLSTMNGYRGLGTKSLKICNAVPRPWNKLSGSTPPQSSSEYTPSNMNSDAYNYYDTSSYWNSYSAWQQGYYESEPTSDGYNSYISDQKPEEDELELIEHSVPIDIDKLNREIIEQDYNLWDALESSKWIPCDTLELCY; translated from the exons ATGTCTGGACCTATGGTTTTATGTCAATTGTGGATGGGAGGT TTAGAACCATATATGACGGAAAGTTTTATAATGAACGCTTTCCATAAAATGGGAGAACAACCACAAACAGTTAAGGTAATGAGAAATCGTTATACAGGCGAACCAGCAGGTTATTGTTTTGTACATTTTCCAACCGATGAAATGGCACTCGATGCTATGCATAAATTGAATGGCAAAGTTATACCCGGTTCAAATCCA GCTGTAAGGTTTCGATTAAACCATGCTAGTACAACAGGAAAGCCAACAGCAGAAAGAGAATTTAGCATTTGGGTTGGAGACTTATCGACAGATGTAGACGATTATTCTTTGTATAGGGCATTTGCTGCTAAATATAATTCAATTAGAACTGCAAAAGTAATTTTAGATAGTTCTGGATTTAGTAAAGGATATGGTTTTGTTAGATTTGCTAATGAGGAAGAGCAAAAGAATAGTTTAAGTACTATGAATGGATATAGAGGGTTGGGAACAAAATCATTAAAGATCTGCAACGCCGTACCTAGGCCTTGGAATAAATTATCAGG ATCAACACCTCCTCAATCTTCTTCTGAATACACACCATCAAATATGAATTCAGATGCTTACAATTATTATGATACATCGTCATATTGGAATAGTTATAGTGCATGGCAGCAAGGTTATTATGAAAGTGAACCTACATCGGATGGATATAATAGCTACATATCCGATCAGAAACCTGAAGAAGATGAATTGGAATTAATTG AACACTCAGTCCCCATAGATATCGATAAACTTAATAGAGAGATAATAGAACAAGATTATAATTTATGGGATGCTCTGGAGAGTTCAAAATGGATTCCATGTGATACTTTAGAATTATGTTATTAA